Below is a window of Malus domestica chromosome 13, GDT2T_hap1 DNA.
TTCAAAAGATGGTACCATGTATTAGGACTAGCAGACGAGAATTGAGCAAGGGGCAACGTAATATTATAGCAAACATAACCTTGGAGTTTTATTAGCGGAACTGATACACAGTCAGATCATCGTAAAGGAGCAGCTGGTGTGGGTTCACTTGCAGTTTGTGCAGCTGGTGCGGGTTCATTTGCAATTTGGACGTCCATTGGGCTTGAAGCAGCTACTACCAAATCATATGGGGTTGGTGTAGGCTCAATGACTAGTTGCTTTGGGTTTGGTGAAGAGGAATAGGCCATGTTGTGAAATGGTGATATTTGTGGGAGGATGTCTAATGGTGGTAAAATGTTTGGAGGTTCAACAAGTGCGGGTAGGACTAGGGATGATTGAGTGTTTGGGATATGATAAGGAAAAATATCCTTGTGAAAAACAACATAATGACTTGTAAAGATTTTTTTCGAATTAAGGTCATACAATTTATATGCTTTTTAACCAAAAGGATACCCAATGAAGATACACTTCTTAGCTTGAACGTCAAATTTATGCATAGGTTGAACATTGGTGGCATATACTAAACACCTAAAAGTATGAAGATGTGTATAAGATGACGAATGACCAAATAATCTTTCATAGAGCATGAGCCCAAACAATAGTGGTGTAGGTATACGATTGATGAGATAAACCATCATAAGAATACAATCTTCCCAAAAAACTAAGAGGCAAATTTGATAGGAATTGTTAAGACCTGGCTGTTTGAAGGATATGTCGATGCTTGTGCTCCACAACCCCATTTTGGTGAGGGGTGGAGACACATGATCTTTGAAAAACAACACCATGAGTGCGAAAAAAAACATCAAGCATGGGCGTGGAAAGAAACTCTCCCCCATTATCTGTGCGGATGGTTTTAATTTGTGGCTGAATTGTGTGTCGGCATATGCAAAGAAGGACTTGAGCAATTATTGACTTTCAGATTTATGGTGCATTAAATAAACCCCTGTACTACGTGTATAATCATCAACAATTGTAAGAAAATAATGAGCACCAGAATGAGATGCTATTCTATGAGGTCCCCAAATATCACAATGTATAAATTCAAAAGCATGTTTAGTATTAATATGACTTAATCCAAAAGACATTCTAGTTTGTTTGGCAAAAGGGCAAACTTCATAAGGTTTATTGGAAAGGGAAATTTCTGGAAAATTCTTAGCCAGTAATTAAAGCCTCAATGGTGATGGGTGACCTAAATGACGATGCCAAGTGACAAAGAATGCCTTCGGACATGGAACAAGTGGTGGAGATGAACTCCTCTTCGAATCCACCAAATAGTAGAGCCCATTACGTTGTTGCCCCTAACCAATCATCGTCCCCGTCTCCAGGTCCTGTAAGATACAAAAATCGGGATAGAATGTTATTGAGCATCGCAATGATCAAGTGAGATGACTCACTgaaatcaaattaataaaaatgaagcAATCCCAAGAACATTTTGAAGGGAAATTTTGGAACTAAAATGAAAATTTCCAATAGAATTGATGGGAACCCTAGTGCCATTGGGTAAGCCTATTGGAGGAAATGGTTGATTAATAGTTGCTTGGGCCAAGGGAAGACCAGAAACATGGTCTATTGCGCCACTATCGATTACCCATTGAGTagaaagcttttgtggtgaatcTGGAATCCCACCTGCAGCATTGACGATATTGACCTTGTTGTCAAGGCCCATCTTGTGACTCATCATGGTGAGTAGTTGTTGGAACTGCTCATTACTTGGACTAAGTCCTACAACAGTATTCCCTGCAACCTAGACGTTGGTTGCTGTTGGTGTGCTGCTGGTATCtatggagcctaaaataatcccaaaaattctagaagcgacacatggacttttgctcaagaaagacaagattgccctcactAAATGGGCAGGCTTCACAAATGCTCCCACGCACAGCTCACACCCCTAAAGGTCCCAGCAGCTGAATACGACTGCCTACAGCTCACCTACCcttggcaaggaaaagtcaaagcattaaagataaggattaattacccaaatcctatctttaatacattcccaattgaagattgactccaatcaagtaagtaatcccaatttaaatcaattagggataattacttcattatctcaagatattatttcctatttaatatcttgagaatatttctccataaaccTTGGCGAATAGGATGTTGCCATGTGTAGagtaaaaccctaacactatgGCCAGCCTTAtcccctataaataccccatatcTACCAAATTTCAGAAGCTTTTGCTACCCTAAAAAAAGCCCTAAACCTTTATTCTCCTTAGGGAAATtgacttaggcatcggagatccattggcctaacccCCCACCTCGTGGGCACGTATGGCTTAGGTctctgatcaaaggtgttgattgttttgcaggtgcattttcgtcgaGACCAacggtggaaatttgcatcaacAGTATCGGCCTTTCTCCGCTCACCACCATTGCTTCTGCTTGATCCTCCAATTTTTCCATGAAGTCGATGACCGGGAGGATAACCATGTAGTTTCCAACAAGTGTCAGAGGTATGATGGTCCTTATCACAGTATGAGCAGTGGAAGGGCTTGCGTTCTGTCGAACGTTGCTTACCACCATTTCACGACGACTGAACCGCCATGGTTGCGGGTTCAATCAAGGATTGTCCAACAACaagttttctttgctttttttcTTGGTTCAATAGTGAGTAACTCTTGCGGTCTGACGGAAGAGGTTGCATCAGGAGGATCTGACCACGAATCGCCCCATAAGATTCATCAAGACCCATGAGAATCTGCAAGACTTTGGAAGTTTCAGCTTGTTCGCTGTGAGATTTGGCAGCACCACAAGAACATGGCTCCACCAACTGGCACGGCTCCATCTCATCCCATAAACTTCTCAGTTTGGTGAAATAAACATTGATGGGCTACTGATTTTGGGTTATGCGTGCACTATCACGTTGAATCTCAAAAAGTCTAGATATATTTTGCTGAGAGAAATGCTCTTTGAGATCATCCCACACCTCTTTAGTTGTCCTCAAATACACAACGCTGGATTGAATATCGGATGGGACGACATTGACAATCCACAAGAGTATCATGTCGTTGCACCGTTGCCAAATAGCAAGTTCAGTGGCCTTCCTTGCAGATGGTTTTGTAACGGTTCCATCTACGAACCCCAACTTGTTCTTTGCACCGAGTGCAATTGTCATGGAACGGCACCAAGTGCCATACTTATCGCCCGTGAGGGGTTTGGAAACAAGCATCATTCTGGGATGATCAAAGTGATGAATGAAAAAACCGGCTAGAAGAGTCATTTGAATCACTCTTAGTGTTTGTTGCATCTCCCACGGTGAAAAAGAAACGTCCAACTTCTGAGAGGAAGGAGTAGAAAAAAATAGGTCAAGAGCCCAGGAGGGACTCTAATACCATCTTA
It encodes the following:
- the LOC139190975 gene encoding uncharacterized protein — protein: MTLLAGFFIHHFDHPRMMLVSKPLTGDKYGTWCRSMTIALGAKNKLGFVDGTVTKPSARKATELAIWQRCNDMILLWIVNVVPSDIQSSVVYLRTTKEVWDDLKEHFSQQNISRLFEIQRDSARITQNQ